From Candidatus Afararchaeum irisae, a single genomic window includes:
- a CDS encoding sensor histidine kinase, with product MNIILGYAEELSESETLTEDERKYAEKIRDVGDRLLETTDKERELVEIISDRSPPEEVDSSDGKVEIRVSDNGPGVPESDVGVLGDEQNIEPLYHGSGLGLWLVNWIVKRSMGEISFEEKEPRGTVVRMCLRDEKTEHPDTDDYS from the coding sequence ATGAACATAATACTCGGCTACGCCGAGGAGCTTTCTGAGTCAGAGACTCTGACAGAAGACGAGAGGAAGTACGCCGAGAAGATACGCGACGTCGGAGACCGTCTGCTTGAGACTACCGACAAGGAACGCGAGCTAGTCGAGATAATCTCCGACAGGTCGCCACCCGAGGAGGTCGATAGCTCCGACGGAAAAGTCGAGATAAGAGTCTCGGACAACGGACCCGGGGTGCCCGAGTCAGACGTCGGTGTTCTCGGCGACGAACAGAACATAGAGCCCCTCTACCACGGAAGCGGTCTCGGACTCTGGCTCGTCAACTGGATAGTCAAGAGATCCATGGGAGAGATAAGTTTTGAGGAGAAAGAGCCGAGAGGTACCGTGGTTAGGATGTGTCTCAGAGACGAGAAGACGGAACACCCCGACACCGACGACTACTCATAG
- a CDS encoding RIO1 family regulatory kinase/ATPase, whose amino-acid sequence MARNIAPVFTQLEDKDIRVLNAVERGMKSSEWVPESEIAGLARLPPEETEYRISRLEDRELIRGETVQYRGYQLLFAGYDVLALNSFVKADQLTAMGAKVGEGKESVVYECKNDDTNLVVKLHREGYSSFREVDRHREYTADKHHVSWMYTARKAAEKEYDALVDLHPDVSVPKPVDHSRHAVLLERMEGIELRRADLDKPRVVFDAVVAELSKAWESGYVHADISEYNIFVSGSQIWIFDWPQTVETHHPHAEELLRRDLNNLVSYFSRTYPKTEFPAVEDVIETVRG is encoded by the coding sequence GTGGCTCGTAACATAGCACCCGTATTCACTCAGCTTGAGGACAAGGACATACGCGTTCTCAACGCAGTCGAGAGAGGCATGAAGTCCTCGGAGTGGGTTCCCGAGTCCGAGATCGCGGGTCTCGCGCGTCTTCCACCCGAGGAGACCGAGTACCGTATCAGCAGACTTGAGGACAGAGAGCTAATAAGGGGTGAGACGGTTCAGTACAGGGGATACCAGCTTCTCTTCGCGGGATACGACGTACTCGCTCTCAACAGCTTCGTAAAAGCCGATCAGCTTACTGCGATGGGTGCGAAGGTCGGCGAGGGGAAGGAGAGCGTCGTCTACGAGTGTAAGAACGACGACACTAACCTCGTGGTCAAGCTCCACCGTGAGGGCTACTCGAGTTTCCGTGAGGTCGACCGTCACAGGGAGTACACAGCTGACAAACACCACGTAAGCTGGATGTACACTGCGAGGAAGGCAGCCGAGAAGGAGTACGACGCACTCGTCGACCTCCACCCCGATGTCTCCGTTCCTAAGCCAGTCGACCACAGCAGACACGCCGTTCTCCTCGAACGTATGGAGGGGATCGAACTCAGGAGAGCCGACCTTGACAAGCCACGTGTCGTCTTCGACGCCGTCGTAGCCGAGCTGTCGAAAGCTTGGGAGAGTGGCTACGTACACGCAGACATAAGCGAGTACAATATCTTCGTCTCGGGGAGTCAGATATGGATCTTCGACTGGCCTCAGACTGTCGAGACACACCATCCACACGCCGAAGAGCTTCTGAGACGTGATCTCAACAACCTCGTAAGCTACTTCTCACGTACCTACCCGAAGACGGAGTTCCCTGCCGTCGAAGACGTTATAGAGACTGTACGTGGCTGA
- a CDS encoding Lrp/AsnC family transcriptional regulator yields the protein MDATDRKILEVLKHDARKPFTEVAEEVGTSEGTVRNRVRSLREEDVIRRFTVSTSVGNVRAMIEVEVDIDVETSKVSDEIVDWEGVDFVWEISGNEDLIVVVDVSDTSEVNDLVTRLRKLDETVSTRTRLILDEKI from the coding sequence ATGGACGCGACTGACCGTAAGATACTCGAAGTACTCAAACACGACGCACGCAAGCCCTTCACAGAGGTAGCCGAGGAGGTCGGAACCTCGGAGGGTACAGTGCGCAACCGCGTCCGGAGCCTCAGAGAAGAAGACGTGATACGCCGTTTCACGGTCTCGACGAGTGTCGGAAACGTACGCGCTATGATAGAGGTCGAGGTCGACATAGACGTCGAGACTTCGAAGGTCTCGGACGAGATAGTCGACTGGGAGGGCGTAGACTTCGTCTGGGAGATCAGCGGAAACGAGGATCTCATAGTCGTAGTCGACGTCTCAGATACCTCGGAGGTCAACGACCTCGTGACGCGGCTGCGTAAGCTCGACGAGACCGTCTCGACACGAACACGTCTTATACTAGACGAGAAAATATAG
- a CDS encoding transposase: MELRRTVQVKLDVDGSDEERLRETFRAFREACQYTVDYAWNNRTDDGHIDTRKTWLHEQTYDDIKERTGLNTGLIQKARDYAVDSLQQVISRWKEGEQATKPTFQSWFVAYDYRTVTYTDDGCTLATVDGRVQADFVIDETGDNPQTEYLSEEWERKEATLHHRDGDYYLHISVVKEEDVGETESGTSRSGSFDGSQIEDLRTVLGVDLNSTGSFAVTSTGRFVGSSDHINHERDEYEDRRASLQQNGSRRAHEVIERMGDRFSRWSSQRLHEWTNKVVEEAVRHDCSTIVFEELDGIRERISNAPKFQQWAFNQFVAFVEYKAEEYGVSVESVNPEYTSQTCSRCGHTDRSNRRTKHDFECRECGYSVDADYNASKNVGLRYVTKQSFADVCESNDSQHVRRVQKSDDGRATCQLALKSGTLKPSEDSSSTERLEVEYMDKPHSQRAFGNL; the protein is encoded by the coding sequence ATGGAGCTACGGCGTACTGTACAGGTCAAGCTTGACGTTGACGGCTCCGACGAGGAACGCCTACGAGAGACGTTCAGGGCGTTCCGAGAAGCATGTCAGTACACCGTAGACTACGCGTGGAACAACCGAACCGACGACGGTCACATAGACACCCGCAAGACGTGGCTACACGAACAGACCTACGACGACATCAAGGAAAGGACGGGACTCAACACCGGACTGATACAGAAGGCGCGTGACTACGCCGTAGACAGTCTACAACAGGTAATCAGCCGGTGGAAAGAGGGTGAACAAGCCACGAAACCCACTTTCCAGAGTTGGTTCGTCGCCTACGACTACCGAACCGTTACGTACACCGACGACGGCTGTACTCTCGCAACCGTAGACGGACGCGTACAAGCCGACTTCGTGATAGACGAAACGGGTGACAACCCTCAGACAGAGTACCTTTCCGAAGAGTGGGAACGCAAAGAAGCAACGCTACACCACAGGGACGGCGACTACTACCTGCATATCTCAGTCGTGAAAGAAGAGGACGTAGGAGAAACCGAGAGCGGAACGTCTCGAAGCGGGAGCTTCGATGGCTCGCAGATTGAAGATTTGCGAACGGTTCTCGGTGTAGATCTGAACAGCACAGGTAGCTTCGCCGTCACCTCTACGGGACGGTTCGTAGGTTCAAGCGACCATATCAACCACGAACGCGACGAGTACGAAGATAGACGTGCGTCACTCCAACAGAACGGTTCACGTCGCGCTCACGAGGTCATAGAGCGTATGGGCGACCGTTTCAGCCGGTGGAGTAGCCAGAGGCTCCACGAGTGGACTAATAAGGTCGTGGAAGAGGCTGTACGCCACGACTGTTCTACTATCGTGTTCGAGGAGCTTGACGGCATCCGTGAGCGTATCTCGAACGCCCCGAAGTTCCAACAGTGGGCGTTCAATCAGTTCGTCGCGTTCGTGGAGTACAAAGCCGAAGAGTACGGCGTTTCTGTCGAGTCGGTGAATCCAGAGTACACGAGTCAGACTTGTTCTCGCTGTGGACACACCGACCGAAGTAACCGCAGGACGAAACACGACTTTGAGTGTCGAGAGTGTGGGTATTCGGTAGACGCAGACTACAACGCTTCTAAGAATGTCGGTCTTCGTTATGTTACAAAGCAAAGCTTTGCAGACGTATGCGAATCTAACGATTCGCAACACGTCCGTCGTGTGCAAAAGTCAGACGACGGACGGGCAACGTGTCAACTTGCCCTTAAGTCCGGTACACTGAAACCGAGTGAGGATAGTTCCTCCACCGAGAGGTTAGAGGTTGAGTACATGGACAAGCCCCATTCTCAACGAGCGTTCGGAAATCTCTGA
- a CDS encoding acetate--CoA ligase family protein translates to MGKLSNLFSPSRVAVIGATEREGSVGRVVTQNILSDFEGEVVAVNPNRDEVLGLPTYTDVGSAPGEIDLGVVIVPAPVVLEVLEEMGEAGVTNAVVITAGFSEAGDEGKAREERLKEIADEYGISLVGPNCIGIVDTESGLNTTFTQVRYSKGTTSFLSQSGALIGAVLEWAPSHNMGFNQVVSLGNKAVLDETDFIEDWSDDPDTDVVMAYLESIEDGRRFIEKTRQAVTDTPVVALKAGRSEKGSRAASSHTGALAGSDEAYDAAFRQSGVIRAETLLELFDYSDTLADQPVPEKDGLAVVTNGGGPGVIATDAVSDSVVSFADLSHETVDYLEDRLPDSAVVENPLDIIGDADVDRLSDSLDAVLGDPDVGGALVIVTPNGVLDYGEAVDPIEEIQRRHSKPVVTCMMGSDDETSQRLSQANLPDFFDPERAVGSYEALERYRRIRQRSREERQVTEFDVDDERARGIIREAVEEGRNRLGVESMEILDAYGIPTPDGTVVETADEADEAARSIGSEILVLKIVSPDISHKTDVGGVRTRVSPDDVGDVFSEMVEEVRDRRPEAEIDGVLVQESVDVSKGEEVIVGARSDPQFGHLLVFGLGGVFVEVFEDVSFRVPPVTRREAEEMTREIRSAPLLRGARGRDPLDTDGVTEVIQRMSQMVTEIDAIEEVETNPVFVGAGGVQKSSISDSEDVSRRLMDVVALDFRMTVADDEGGYE, encoded by the coding sequence ATGGGTAAGCTCTCGAATCTCTTCTCGCCTTCACGTGTCGCAGTAATTGGAGCGACCGAAAGAGAGGGGTCTGTCGGACGTGTGGTGACACAGAATATACTCTCCGATTTCGAAGGGGAGGTGGTCGCTGTCAATCCCAACAGGGACGAGGTTCTCGGACTTCCGACTTACACCGACGTCGGCTCCGCTCCGGGTGAGATAGACCTCGGCGTCGTAATAGTACCCGCTCCCGTGGTTCTGGAGGTTCTCGAAGAGATGGGGGAGGCTGGCGTCACGAACGCCGTCGTAATAACTGCGGGGTTCTCGGAGGCGGGCGACGAGGGGAAGGCGAGAGAGGAGAGGCTGAAGGAGATCGCCGACGAGTACGGAATCAGCCTCGTAGGTCCTAACTGTATAGGAATCGTCGACACCGAATCGGGTCTAAACACGACCTTCACACAGGTGAGGTACTCGAAAGGCACGACTTCGTTCCTGAGCCAGTCGGGGGCTCTCATAGGTGCAGTCCTCGAATGGGCTCCTTCTCACAACATGGGTTTCAACCAGGTCGTCTCTCTCGGCAACAAGGCTGTACTCGACGAGACCGACTTCATCGAGGACTGGAGTGACGACCCCGACACCGACGTAGTGATGGCATACCTCGAAAGCATCGAGGACGGGAGGCGTTTCATCGAGAAGACACGTCAGGCTGTGACCGATACCCCCGTAGTCGCTCTCAAGGCGGGTAGGTCGGAGAAAGGGTCGAGAGCGGCGTCTTCACACACGGGTGCTCTCGCTGGGAGCGATGAGGCGTACGACGCCGCCTTCAGACAGTCGGGAGTCATAAGAGCTGAGACACTTCTCGAACTCTTCGACTACAGTGACACGCTCGCCGATCAGCCGGTTCCCGAGAAGGACGGCTTAGCAGTGGTCACCAACGGTGGAGGTCCCGGGGTCATAGCCACCGACGCGGTCAGTGACTCGGTCGTCTCGTTCGCTGATCTGAGCCACGAGACCGTCGACTACCTCGAAGACCGTCTCCCCGACTCGGCTGTCGTTGAGAATCCTCTCGACATAATAGGAGACGCAGACGTAGACAGGCTGTCTGACTCACTCGATGCAGTTCTTGGAGATCCTGACGTCGGCGGTGCTCTCGTCATAGTCACTCCGAACGGAGTCCTCGACTACGGAGAAGCCGTCGATCCGATAGAGGAAATCCAGAGACGTCACTCGAAGCCTGTAGTGACTTGTATGATGGGATCCGACGACGAGACGAGCCAGAGGCTGAGTCAAGCTAACCTCCCCGACTTCTTCGACCCTGAGAGAGCGGTCGGGAGCTACGAGGCTCTTGAGAGGTACAGACGTATAAGACAGAGATCCCGGGAGGAGAGACAAGTCACGGAGTTCGACGTCGACGACGAGAGGGCACGTGGGATAATCCGCGAAGCCGTCGAGGAGGGTCGTAACCGTCTCGGCGTCGAGTCGATGGAGATACTCGATGCCTACGGGATACCCACTCCCGACGGCACCGTCGTCGAGACAGCCGACGAAGCCGACGAGGCGGCGCGCAGTATCGGCTCCGAGATTCTCGTCCTCAAGATAGTCAGCCCAGACATAAGCCACAAGACAGACGTCGGCGGTGTCAGAACGCGTGTCTCCCCAGACGACGTCGGAGATGTCTTCTCGGAGATGGTCGAGGAGGTTCGAGACAGACGTCCCGAAGCCGAGATAGACGGCGTTCTCGTACAGGAGTCGGTCGACGTCTCGAAGGGCGAGGAGGTCATAGTCGGTGCGAGAAGCGATCCTCAGTTCGGTCATCTCCTCGTGTTCGGTCTCGGTGGCGTATTCGTCGAGGTCTTCGAGGACGTCTCCTTCCGTGTCCCACCTGTCACTCGGCGGGAGGCGGAGGAGATGACACGTGAGATCAGGTCGGCACCCCTCCTGAGAGGTGCGAGAGGACGTGATCCCCTCGATACCGACGGTGTCACCGAGGTCATACAGAGGATGTCACAGATGGTGACCGAGATCGATGCGATCGAAGAAGTCGAGACCAACCCCGTCTTCGTGGGAGCCGGCGGCGTTCAGAAGTCTTCTATCTCTGATTCTGAGGACGTCAGCCGAAGACTCATGGACGTCGTCGCACTCGACTTCCGTATGACAGTCGCCGACGACGAGGGCGGCTATGAGTAG
- a CDS encoding GAF domain-containing protein, with translation MRDKGSGGQSSGSDSGTDFDADPGKTVRSVYEAARRLQDDGVKDIDRLCEIAVGSLTEIVDLPFGACWIRDEEEERLSLVKATGSAEEFAPREISRHDLEWDQFESDGISIYDVGEVHPELPVGSGIMIPVGDHGLIGTGAPDPSKEVEYDDHTVNAGKTVAALLKLAIDQRKNVERLQRSKDILTSLHETTRKIIDADDADEVAQRIVEATKNVLGFPANGVRFAEEEDLVIASSTSKTEEVRGDTPTYPVHDSLAGKAYRESETYVFDDIREAETEYDRKDVRSVMYVPIDGYGTVSVGETHKAAFDDSDVRFVETLARNAKAALDRIKIRGKGSSESSTPSSRRDRNISRSSTASSATTCTIR, from the coding sequence ATGAGGGATAAAGGCTCGGGGGGACAGTCCTCAGGCTCTGACTCGGGCACAGACTTCGACGCAGATCCGGGTAAGACCGTCAGGTCTGTCTACGAGGCGGCGCGGAGGCTCCAGGACGACGGGGTGAAAGACATCGACAGGCTGTGTGAAATCGCCGTGGGGTCTCTTACTGAGATAGTCGATCTGCCTTTCGGTGCTTGCTGGATACGTGACGAGGAGGAAGAACGTCTGAGTCTCGTAAAAGCGACCGGGTCGGCGGAGGAGTTCGCGCCTAGAGAGATAAGCAGACACGACCTGGAATGGGATCAGTTCGAGAGTGACGGCATAAGTATCTACGACGTCGGCGAGGTTCATCCCGAACTCCCGGTGGGGTCGGGGATAATGATTCCCGTGGGAGATCACGGACTCATAGGAACAGGAGCACCCGACCCGAGCAAGGAAGTCGAGTACGACGACCACACCGTAAACGCAGGAAAGACAGTCGCGGCTCTTCTCAAGCTAGCCATAGACCAGAGGAAAAACGTCGAGAGACTACAGAGGAGCAAGGATATACTCACGAGCCTCCACGAGACAACGCGTAAGATCATAGACGCCGACGACGCCGACGAGGTGGCTCAGAGGATAGTCGAGGCTACGAAGAACGTACTCGGCTTCCCCGCAAACGGAGTGCGCTTCGCCGAAGAAGAAGACCTCGTGATTGCTTCCTCGACTTCTAAGACAGAGGAGGTCAGAGGCGACACGCCGACGTATCCTGTACACGACAGCCTTGCTGGGAAAGCGTACAGGGAGTCGGAGACATACGTCTTCGACGACATACGTGAAGCCGAGACGGAGTACGACAGGAAAGACGTGAGATCGGTGATGTACGTCCCGATAGATGGATACGGAACAGTGAGCGTCGGTGAGACACACAAGGCTGCTTTTGACGACTCAGACGTGCGTTTCGTCGAGACACTTGCGAGAAACGCGAAGGCGGCACTCGACCGTATTAAGATAAGAGGGAAAGGGAGCTCAGAGTCCTCAACACCGAGCTCAAGGAGAGACAGAAACATCTCCAGGTCTTCGACCGCGTCCTCCGCCACAACATGCACAATAAGATGA
- a CDS encoding DUF5786 family protein — MGFGSYDESEQENQQGEIETDEDEIITTESYDGEETVEAESADELLETYKQNKGN, encoded by the coding sequence ATGGGGTTTGGATCTTATGACGAGAGTGAACAGGAGAATCAGCAGGGAGAGATAGAGACCGATGAGGACGAGATAATCACCACGGAGTCGTACGACGGCGAGGAAACCGTGGAAGCGGAGAGTGCCGACGAACTCCTCGAAACCTACAAGCAGAACAAAGGCAACTGA
- a CDS encoding rhodanese-like domain-containing protein — protein sequence MKEITQDQSFNDVTPDDAKEMVEDDDFFVLDVRNPDEYEWKRIPGVDHLIPVEILPDRVDEIEGNKLLVYCHSGSRSQDACDFLSNLDAFDEVYNLEGGITAWDELYKTKGDPEADLV from the coding sequence ATGAAAGAGATAACACAGGATCAGAGCTTCAACGACGTAACACCCGACGACGCAAAGGAGATGGTCGAGGACGACGACTTCTTCGTACTCGACGTCAGAAACCCCGACGAGTACGAGTGGAAACGGATACCTGGCGTCGACCATCTGATACCCGTCGAAATACTCCCCGACAGGGTCGACGAGATAGAAGGCAACAAACTCCTCGTCTACTGCCACAGCGGATCGAGAAGCCAGGACGCCTGTGACTTCCTCTCAAACCTCGACGCCTTCGACGAAGTCTACAACCTCGAAGGCGGCATAACCGCCTGGGACGAACTCTACAAAACTAAAGGCGATCCCGAAGCCGATCTAGTGTAA
- a CDS encoding tyrosine-type recombinase/integrase → MRRIGTQDPLDEVEGLENHDFISYFIDDMEAYGKSSSTLYEYERVLRDFDDFTDTHHSRASRRDCMGYISELRSRGLSASTVSTYASYLHRFYSYLVKADEFPHSNNPMALVTEEMSEGIDKNPQRRELSVAEVSNFLKTVNHPRDRCILVTLFKTGMRAGELSNLKLEDISLTTDLNDEFGLGANARLSRNSLLVVSDRDGNKRLRDTLIPIDDELRKELVRWLRVRPENDSDAVFVSLSRASETGSLSPEAVSSLMRKYTQPYGWWEKGRGLEENVTPHYCRHFFTTHLREASGDDALVKYLRGDVGGDIIETYTHQWGDNVRESYEKYIYRLVS, encoded by the coding sequence ATGCGTAGGATAGGCACCCAAGACCCGCTCGACGAAGTCGAGGGTCTTGAGAACCATGACTTCATCTCCTACTTCATCGACGACATGGAGGCATACGGCAAGTCGTCGTCGACTCTTTACGAGTACGAACGTGTTCTGCGTGACTTCGATGACTTCACTGACACCCACCACTCACGTGCTTCGAGACGTGACTGCATGGGCTATATCTCCGAACTCCGTAGTCGGGGACTCTCAGCGTCGACGGTCTCTACTTACGCTTCGTATCTCCACAGGTTCTACTCTTATCTCGTCAAGGCGGACGAGTTCCCCCACTCTAACAACCCGATGGCTCTCGTCACTGAGGAGATGAGCGAGGGAATAGACAAGAATCCCCAGAGACGTGAGCTTTCTGTCGCCGAGGTCTCCAATTTCCTCAAGACAGTCAACCATCCGAGGGACAGATGTATACTCGTCACCCTCTTCAAGACGGGGATGCGCGCGGGTGAGCTTTCGAACCTCAAACTCGAAGACATCTCACTGACTACTGACCTCAACGATGAGTTCGGTCTGGGTGCAAACGCGCGTCTGAGTCGGAACTCGCTCCTTGTCGTTAGCGACAGAGACGGAAACAAACGTCTGCGTGACACTCTGATTCCCATCGACGACGAGCTCAGGAAAGAGCTCGTGAGATGGCTGCGTGTGCGTCCCGAGAATGACTCGGACGCCGTCTTCGTCTCTCTCAGCAGGGCGTCCGAGACGGGAAGTCTCAGCCCTGAGGCGGTCTCTTCCCTGATGAGGAAGTACACCCAGCCCTACGGCTGGTGGGAGAAAGGCAGGGGGCTCGAAGAGAACGTCACCCCACATTACTGCCGCCATTTCTTCACGACCCATCTCAGAGAGGCTTCAGGAGACGACGCCCTCGTCAAGTACCTAAGGGGAGATGTCGGCGGAGACATAATCGAGACCTACACCCATCAGTGGGGTGACAACGTCCGTGAGAGCTATGAGAAGTACATATACCGTCTCGTTTCCTGA
- a CDS encoding FxLYD domain-containing protein has translation MRYTVTQYITRRRFVGVVATSATVSVAGCSGGGGQKKIDIGDIEYVHENEGTPNETMAVTGVAENVIGGRLNDVSIVVEFTNSRGTVLGESETSRSTLEAGETWEFRVEFPEKGEKAAEVSSTSVKAVV, from the coding sequence GTGCGTTACACAGTGACACAGTATATAACGAGAAGACGTTTCGTCGGAGTAGTAGCCACATCAGCCACAGTCTCAGTCGCAGGATGTTCGGGCGGTGGAGGTCAGAAGAAGATAGACATCGGAGACATAGAGTACGTACACGAGAACGAGGGAACACCCAACGAGACTATGGCAGTCACGGGCGTCGCCGAGAACGTGATCGGAGGTAGACTCAACGACGTGAGTATCGTAGTCGAGTTCACCAACAGCAGGGGTACTGTGCTCGGCGAGTCCGAGACATCGAGGTCTACGCTCGAAGCAGGAGAGACGTGGGAGTTCAGGGTCGAGTTCCCCGAGAAGGGCGAGAAAGCCGCAGAAGTCTCGTCGACATCAGTAAAAGCCGTCGTTTAA
- a CDS encoding phosphatidylserine decarboxylase, which produces MPRLAEGSLRWILLGCLPLVAVPFWDSLISLSLVVLPFLVAAFFRDPDRDVPDEGVVSPADGRVSVVRQEEGRLRVGVFMNLHNVHVNRAPLDGRVVSQTHIDGSHLPAFSKSSERNERVVTRFETPDGELETVQIAGTVARRVTSYVEEGDSIERGECIGMIAFSSRVDVVFPGAYSREDLEVEKGDRVRAGESILALR; this is translated from the coding sequence ATGCCGAGACTAGCAGAAGGCTCCCTGAGATGGATTCTACTGGGCTGTCTCCCACTCGTCGCGGTGCCGTTCTGGGACTCGCTCATAAGCCTGTCTCTCGTCGTCCTGCCTTTCCTCGTCGCCGCCTTCTTCAGAGACCCCGACCGTGACGTGCCTGACGAGGGCGTCGTCTCTCCCGCCGACGGACGTGTCTCAGTCGTGAGGCAGGAGGAGGGAAGGCTCCGCGTCGGCGTCTTCATGAACCTCCACAACGTCCACGTCAACAGAGCTCCTCTCGACGGAAGGGTCGTCTCACAGACACATATAGACGGAAGTCATCTTCCCGCTTTCTCGAAGTCGAGCGAGAGAAACGAGCGCGTGGTAACACGGTTCGAGACCCCGGACGGAGAGTTAGAGACGGTACAGATAGCGGGCACAGTCGCGAGACGGGTGACGTCCTACGTCGAAGAGGGTGACTCCATAGAAAGGGGCGAATGCATAGGAATGATAGCGTTCAGTTCACGCGTCGACGTCGTCTTTCCGGGAGCCTACTCGCGCGAAGACCTCGAAGTAGAGAAGGGTGACAGAGTCAGAGCGGGCGAGTCGATCCTTGCGCTGAGATAG
- the lysW gene encoding lysine biosynthesis protein LysW: MTQKVECPVCGAEVEPEWEVERGEIIDCTECGAELEVADTDPLDLIEAPELEEDWGE, encoded by the coding sequence ATGACACAGAAAGTAGAATGCCCCGTATGTGGAGCAGAGGTAGAGCCAGAATGGGAGGTAGAGCGCGGAGAGATAATAGACTGTACCGAGTGCGGTGCTGAGCTTGAGGTCGCAGACACAGATCCTCTCGACCTCATAGAGGCACCCGAACTCGAAGAGGACTGGGGAGAGTAG
- the arcC gene encoding carbamate kinase, producing MKTVVVGLGGNAVLRKGAEGTVEEQREEIRKTASEIASLIEEGHRAVVTHGNGPQVGSLMLQQEGSETPGMPLDVLVAETQAQIGYLLQQELDNAVETDSEFVTFLTQTVVDPDDTAFDSPTKPVGPDYTEEEAREKEFETVKTGDTYRRVVPSPDPVEIVESDEITRAVEAGTHVICCGGGGVPVVRDGGLRGVEAVVDKDKTSSLMATCLDAEVFVSVTDVEYAYLGYGTDDERRIEEMTPEEARRHIREGEFGEGSMMPKVEACADFVERGGERGVITTPEGLSAAIEGGKVGTSVSSSKFEKKSETD from the coding sequence ATGAAAACAGTCGTAGTAGGACTCGGTGGAAACGCAGTCCTCAGAAAAGGAGCGGAGGGGACTGTCGAGGAACAGAGGGAGGAGATTAGGAAGACTGCGTCCGAGATAGCGAGTCTGATAGAAGAAGGGCACAGAGCCGTAGTGACACACGGAAACGGTCCACAGGTGGGAAGTCTGATGCTCCAGCAGGAGGGGTCTGAGACTCCCGGGATGCCCCTCGACGTGTTGGTGGCGGAGACACAGGCACAGATAGGCTACCTCCTTCAGCAGGAGCTCGACAACGCAGTTGAGACCGACTCGGAGTTCGTGACGTTTCTCACACAGACTGTCGTAGATCCCGACGACACCGCCTTCGACAGCCCCACGAAGCCCGTGGGACCGGATTACACCGAGGAAGAGGCGCGCGAGAAGGAGTTCGAGACCGTGAAGACGGGAGACACCTACAGAAGGGTGGTTCCGTCCCCCGACCCGGTCGAGATAGTCGAGTCAGACGAAATTACGAGAGCCGTCGAAGCCGGCACGCACGTCATCTGCTGTGGGGGTGGAGGAGTACCAGTCGTGAGGGACGGAGGTCTGAGAGGCGTCGAGGCTGTGGTCGACAAGGACAAGACGTCGAGTCTTATGGCTACGTGTCTCGACGCCGAGGTGTTCGTGTCGGTCACAGACGTTGAGTACGCCTATCTCGGATACGGAACCGATGACGAGAGACGTATAGAGGAGATGACCCCCGAGGAAGCCAGACGACATATACGAGAGGGGGAGTTCGGAGAGGGTAGCATGATGCCCAAGGTAGAAGCGTGTGCCGACTTCGTAGAGAGGGGCGGAGAGAGAGGTGTGATAACGACCCCTGAGGGTCTCTCGGCGGCTATCGAAGGCGGAAAAGTAGGGACTAGTGTGTCGTCTTCGAAGTTCGAAAAGAAGTCTGAGACTGACTGA